The Marinihelvus fidelis genome includes a window with the following:
- the fdxA gene encoding ferredoxin FdxA → MTFVVTEACIKCRYTDCVEVCPVDCFHAGPNFLVIDPDECIDCTLCEPECPVEAIYPEDDLPDGQEGFIEINAELSRIWPVITEMEAAPADADEWADKTGKAELLER, encoded by the coding sequence ATGACTTTCGTCGTCACCGAGGCCTGCATCAAGTGTCGCTATACCGATTGTGTCGAGGTCTGCCCGGTCGACTGCTTTCACGCCGGCCCGAATTTCCTGGTCATCGACCCCGACGAGTGCATCGACTGCACCCTGTGTGAACCGGAGTGCCCGGTCGAGGCCATCTACCCCGAAGATGACCTGCCCGACGGCCAGGAAGGCTTCATCGAGATCAACGCCGAGCTGTCCCGCATCTGGCCCGTCATCACCGAGATGGAGGCCGCGCCGGCCGACGCCGACGAGTGGGCGGACAAGACCGGCAAGGCCGAACTCCTGGAGCGCTGA
- the dapA gene encoding 4-hydroxy-tetrahydrodipicolinate synthase — protein MFHGSIVALVTPMDSSGQVDEDAFLRLLDFQLENGTTGVVIAGTTAEAATLTDEEADRLLELAVRHIDGHVPVIAGTGNQSTTRTIRRTQKAASLGADAALAVTPCYNRPPQRGLEAHYREVARHGGLPLILYNVPTRAAVDLLPATVQRLSGEDNIVALKEAVGDATRVSEQLAACGTTMDLLSGDDGSCRAAMEAGASGVISVATNVVPGPMSRLCAAVADGDLEQARAIDTELQGLYRLLGVETNPIPVKWMLCAMGMIGPGIRLPLMPLDGAYRQDVESCLQTLGLVPGRTL, from the coding sequence ATGTTTCACGGCAGTATCGTCGCGCTGGTGACACCCATGGATTCGTCCGGCCAGGTGGACGAGGACGCGTTCCTCCGCCTGCTCGACTTCCAGCTTGAAAACGGCACCACCGGCGTGGTCATCGCCGGCACCACCGCCGAGGCGGCCACCCTGACCGATGAAGAGGCCGATCGCTTGCTGGAGCTGGCCGTGCGCCATATTGACGGCCACGTGCCTGTCATCGCCGGCACCGGCAACCAGTCCACCACGCGCACCATCCGCCGCACCCAGAAGGCCGCGAGCCTGGGCGCCGATGCCGCGCTGGCGGTGACGCCGTGTTACAACCGGCCGCCGCAACGCGGGCTGGAGGCGCACTACCGCGAGGTGGCGCGCCATGGTGGCCTGCCGCTGATCCTGTACAACGTGCCCACCCGTGCCGCCGTTGACCTGCTGCCCGCCACGGTGCAGCGACTGTCCGGCGAGGACAATATTGTCGCGCTGAAGGAAGCGGTCGGCGACGCCACGCGGGTCAGCGAACAGCTGGCCGCCTGCGGTACGACCATGGACCTGCTCAGCGGAGATGACGGCAGCTGCCGGGCCGCGATGGAGGCCGGCGCCTCCGGCGTGATCTCGGTCGCGACCAACGTGGTTCCGGGCCCGATGAGCCGCCTGTGCGCGGCGGTCGCGGACGGTGACCTGGAGCAGGCGCGCGCCATCGACACCGAACTCCAGGGCCTGTATCGGCTGCTGGGCGTGGAAACCAACCCGATTCCTGTAAAATGGATGCTTTGCGCCATGGGGATGATCGGCCCGGGGATCCGGCTGCCGCTCATGCCCCTGGATGGCGCGTACAGGCAGGATGTCGAGTCCTGCCTGCAGACGCTGGGCCTGGTGCCCGGCAGGACGCTTTAG
- a CDS encoding peroxiredoxin → MVTVGKRVDNFTLPATGDTELSLDDFRGTHLVLYFYPKDHTPGCTREGQDFRDLYDRFKAAGADILGVSRDSVRTHENFCAKHDFPFRLLSDKEETLCKQFDVIREKKLYGRTYMGIDRSTFIIDAEGVLRAEWRKVKVPGHAEAVLEAVEALNA, encoded by the coding sequence ATGGTCACCGTCGGCAAGCGCGTAGACAACTTCACCCTTCCCGCTACCGGCGACACCGAACTCTCGCTAGACGATTTCCGCGGCACCCACCTGGTCCTGTATTTCTACCCCAAGGACCACACCCCGGGCTGCACCCGCGAAGGCCAGGACTTCCGTGACCTGTACGACCGCTTCAAGGCCGCCGGCGCCGATATCCTGGGCGTCTCACGCGACAGCGTACGCACACACGAAAACTTCTGCGCCAAGCACGACTTCCCGTTCCGGCTGTTATCTGACAAGGAAGAAACCCTGTGCAAGCAATTTGACGTGATCCGCGAGAAGAAACTCTACGGCCGCACCTACATGGGCATCGACCGCAGCACTTTCATCATTGACGCCGAAGGTGTCCTGCGCGCCGAGTGGCGCAAGGTCAAGGTCCCCGGCCACGCCGAGGCCGTCCTTGAAGCCGTCGAAGCCCTGAATGCGTAA
- a CDS encoding PhoH family protein yields the protein MGKNKRLYVLDTNVLMHDPTALFRFEEHDVFLPMMVLEELDAAKKGLSEVSRNVRQVSRFIGEMMTRQGVDDLEEGLQLMVPDELEMDAGRGRLFFQTTMPETHSSLLRDASFADNEILSTVMYLRETIEDHQVILVSKDINLRIKAAILGAAAEDYFNDKALDDLELLYRGLREEDESFWERYPDMESWTENGATHYRIPRVDGDDWFPNQCVSIGQGDGVEAIVSEVTKDAVVLRLVNDYKSGNRNVWGIQARNLEQNFALNLLMDPQIDFVTLLGQAGTGKTLLTLAAGLAQTLDEKRYTEIIVTRATVALGDDIGFLPGTEEEKMTPWMGALTDNLEVLTQPQEGGDWGRAATNDLLSSRVKVRSLNFMRGRTFMNRYVIIDEAQNITPKQMKALLTRAGPGTKMICLGNVGQIDTPYLTETTSGLTFAVDRFKDWSHGGHITLRRGERSRLADFASEVL from the coding sequence ATGGGAAAAAACAAGCGCCTCTACGTGCTCGACACCAATGTCCTGATGCACGACCCCACCGCGCTGTTCCGCTTCGAGGAGCATGACGTATTCCTGCCCATGATGGTTCTTGAGGAACTCGACGCCGCCAAGAAGGGCCTGTCGGAAGTGTCCCGCAATGTTCGCCAGGTCAGCCGCTTTATCGGCGAGATGATGACCCGCCAGGGCGTCGACGACCTGGAGGAAGGGCTGCAACTGATGGTCCCCGACGAACTGGAGATGGACGCTGGCCGCGGTCGGTTGTTCTTCCAGACGACGATGCCGGAGACCCACTCCAGCCTGCTTCGCGACGCCTCGTTCGCCGACAACGAGATCCTGTCGACGGTCATGTACCTGCGCGAGACCATCGAGGACCACCAGGTCATCCTGGTGTCCAAGGACATCAACCTGCGCATCAAGGCCGCCATCCTGGGCGCCGCCGCCGAGGACTACTTCAACGACAAGGCCCTGGACGACCTGGAACTGCTCTACCGCGGCCTGCGCGAAGAGGACGAGTCGTTCTGGGAGCGCTATCCCGACATGGAGTCGTGGACCGAAAACGGCGCCACCCATTACCGCATTCCTCGCGTCGACGGCGACGACTGGTTTCCCAACCAGTGCGTCTCGATCGGCCAGGGCGACGGCGTCGAGGCCATCGTCAGCGAGGTGACGAAGGACGCCGTGGTACTGCGCCTGGTGAATGACTACAAGTCCGGCAACCGCAACGTCTGGGGCATCCAGGCCCGCAACCTGGAGCAGAATTTCGCCCTCAACCTTCTGATGGACCCGCAGATCGACTTCGTCACGCTGCTGGGCCAGGCCGGCACCGGCAAGACCCTGCTGACCCTGGCCGCCGGCCTGGCGCAGACACTGGACGAGAAGCGCTATACCGAGATCATCGTTACCCGCGCCACGGTGGCGCTGGGCGACGACATCGGCTTCCTGCCCGGCACCGAGGAAGAAAAGATGACGCCGTGGATGGGTGCGCTGACGGATAACCTGGAAGTGCTGACCCAGCCACAGGAGGGTGGCGACTGGGGCCGCGCGGCCACCAACGACCTGCTCTCCAGCCGGGTCAAGGTGCGCTCGCTGAACTTCATGCGCGGCCGCACCTTCATGAACCGCTACGTCATCATCGACGAGGCCCAGAACATCACGCCGAAACAGATGAAGGCCCTGCTGACCCGCGCCGGCCCCGGCACCAAGATGATCTGCCTGGGCAACGTCGGCCAGATCGACACCCCCTACCTGACCGAAACCACCTCCGGCCTGACCTTCGCCGTCGACCGCTTCAAGGACTGGTCACACGGTGGCCACATCACCCTGCGCCGCGGCGAACGCTCAAGACTCGCCGACTTCGCCTCCGAAGTACTTTGA